The region TTCCTTGCCATGATCTTTATGGAATGGAAAAAGAACCAGGTCAACACTGTTTCtggtttggaaatggaaatgtgtcaaagtagtggtcatgacatgattttagggcatggtgGGCATGTTGACCAGCTTGGCCAATAGAAAAATTGAAGCCAttcctcaatgaattaggtcttggaccttgaaacaaagttgaagAGGGAGTTATTTAGGACATTTTGCTTAATGTCTAatttaaaaatcttgaaaaattAGAAAtttatggtctttggaacttcccataggccattcttgccaaaatgcaaccaaccaacatgacctaaaaatGGGATTTTGTGATTGCTTGATTTCCAAGGCACAATGGTGGATGTTTTGAGTTAATATGATCATACCCTGATGGAAATGAGATTCGGACATCTGTGGAatgattttaggtcaaattgATGAGTGGATCAAAATATTGAAAGTTGGAAAATCACGAACAAACCAACTACTTCTAACACGAATAGAATGGATGTTTAAATAGTGTATTTTGATTGTAATGGTCATTAATTGATGTTGAATAAATGGTAGGGTGATTGGATGATAAAAAATGAGTAAGGTCATTGATCAAGGAtccccaaattagggtttcttgggccacaagtttcatcaagaaccaagGTCAAGCCACTAGGGTTTTGGTGATGCAAGGGTCACATTGAGGTGTTTAAGAGGTATGTGGCATGGAAAAACTTTGTATTTAAGTGGTCCTCAATAGCATGGTCAAAATCCATGGGGAACCAAGACTTGTATAACCCAAAGGAGGGTCAAGAACTAGGGTGTGGTCCTTGGGTGGCCAGATGAATCTTGAAGcttcttcaaaggggactcaccaccCAAATTGGATTTATGGAGTGCGTGAGATACCTTTAGTGATCCCATAAGCTTTGTGGGATGCTTGAGGATgagattagggttaaggtggcttgggcacaccttAACATGATCAGAAGGTCTTGGGGCTTTACAGATGAACCCTATGCCTTGAACTTGTGGATTATTATGCATTGATGCATGTGAGATGACATGTGTGGTATGTATGATCATGAATTAGGGTTTAAGAAGGTGATATAGGTAGGGTAAATTTAAGGGTATGACAAGGGGGTATGAAGATTTACAGGGTGAAAGTTTGAATGTTTGAATTTTCTGGTTGGAGTTCAAACAGAAAATTGAAGGGTGCGGTTGTTGGTATGGGGGTTTATGGAAAGGGTGGTGGCCGGAGGGAGAATAGTCTGCGAGTATAGAGAGAGAGGATCTTAGAGAAAGAGAGGTTTAAAGAGAGAAATAAACGAATGAAATGAGACTTCTGAAGATAACTCACTCATATACTCTCTTCGTCTATTGCTCGATGGAGGATGTGTGGCCCCCTAATTGCCACGTGATGAGCGTAATTTGACTCATCCCAAGCGGGTAGATCTAAGGTATGTAGATGTTTGACCTCCATCACGTCCCTACATCTGGATGACTTTCTCTGGTCATTCCATCCACCCCGTGAGGATCGATCTTGCAGACTCTTCAGTCAATAGATCAGACGCTCCGGATTGAGAGTCCACCGTTGAGTCTACTGGGCTGGCTTTTGGTGTGGTGGGCTCATAGAGGAAAATGGGACTCTCTTTGTTTCTGTTAACACCCCCATTTAGTGTCCCGTTACTAATCTGGTTCAAAATATACCCCCcgatttttaattatttatgtGCCTAATACCTAATTATGACCTCTCCCCTAGTGATAAAGTATTAAAGGGATAAAAACAAATTCAACACACTTCAATTTATAAGACCTCTATCCTAGTGTATTTAGGTATTTTTCAAAATTGAATAtttttaagggataaaaataacTAACGAACCAACATTTTTAAGAAGAACTACGGTACTATGATCCTTCACCTAATGTGATGTTACGTAGACAcagagttgtaaactctagcgagtatgattataaaaaatattttttgggtCTCCCATCTATAAAATATTTTATGTAAATATAgtaaataattaataaatattaaagcaAAAATTTCTTAGAAACACATTAACCCTAGAATTAAAGGAGGatcccattgaatacaatggaGGTGAGAGGTGCCTAGTACCTTCCTCTCACttaatcgactcccgaacctagtcTTTCACCCTTAGTAATTAGATTATATCATTATTTCCCTATTCcttaaaaatgaataaaagatGGCGGTGACTCTATCATTTTCCAGCCAGGACAATATCTTTGTATAAGGTTGGGCCAAAAACAAAGggaattaagtgtttggcatCAAGGAAACCATCTCTTGGCACAAAGCTTGACAATTGTCCcaaaagggtatatatggaaaTCACAAAGAAAATGGTATTGGTTCTAAAGAGAGATAATATGTCACTGAGGTGAATTGCTATAATTGAAGATAGATGATGGGTCATGAAAGGTATGAATGGTTCCCTAAGGTAGAAGAAAGAATAATTATGCTCaccaaggattcgcatcctcgtgcctacgtattctcattatgcaatgagaaTGCCAGAGCTCTGTAGTTCGTGGACCTACGAAAACAAAGACATGGAGATTGGGAGTGATGAAAATTATAACTTGGACCAAAGAGAAATGGTAGCATGGGAGCCTATAAAGGTAAATGaactttgaaccaaagagtaaacagGCATAAACCAACAATCGAGGGGCCGAAGGTATGGTGTTACTGTATTGGAATGAccaaaaacaaagagaattagGTGTTTGAGAATAAGTCAAATATCTCTTAGTTCACAAGGTGGACTCCGattatatcgtcctaaaaggatatgtACGAGACCCAAAGTAAAATGATGTTTGGTACAGAGAATAATATATCACTGTAGGGAACAAATAATTTGAAATCAAAAGGAATGGTATATTgaatccatgaaggaataaactctaAACCAAAGAGTAAACAAGCATAAACTaacaagtgaggggcctaaggcatggtatcactATATTGGAATAACCAAAAATAAAAGAATTAGGTGTTCGgcaataagccaaacaactcttgattcacaaggtGGACTCCAATAaaatcgtcctaaaaggatatgCATGGAATCCAAAGGGATAAAGTGTTTGATTTTAAAAGGATGGTATTGATTGAAGAATGAATAAATGATACAGAGCAGCTGGgacaacatgttctgaatgtttACGTTGACAGAGCCCTGTTGATCCAGTCTGGCTCGAACTATCTGTTTTTCTTTCTGTAGTTCTTCAAGAGTCTTCAAGACCAGAGGGACGAATCCAGAGTTGGAGGACTCCCCTTGAGTCAGTTCATCAGCTCTGGCTTTGGCAGTATACTCTTCAGCAAGGCGCGCTACTTCTTCAGCGTCAGCTTTGGCTTTTGCCTCAAATTCAGCAACAGCAGCATCAGCAAtagcctttgcttcagcttctctgattcTCTAAAATTCTTCTTGGCGcgctttctcttcagcttcctgTCTTGCCCGTTCCTCAGCTTCTTTGGCTAGGCGCTCTTGGAGTCTgatctcagcgtctctgatgaagtcgttcCGGACTTATTtagagaggcctttcagcttgaaggcttcagaggtcatccaacttatcactctgtTTCAGTGAGTCCTTACAGTAGAGGGATCATCATTGATACTAGAGTTGAcggtcagagacttgaccttttcaactgaagactctgcaaaaacctTAATTGCTTCTTCAAGGGTTAGAAGGGTAGTTTCTAGTTCATTGGCAGAGGCTTGGGAGGCTGAGGTGGGGGCACTTAGGTTAATTGTGGGAGTCGTTGGGTCAGCGGAAGTGATGGGTTGTGGTATGTCAGAGTGTGTTGGTGCAGATGGTTGTGATTCCGAGTGGATTGGTTCTCAAGGTTGTGGTTCAGAGTGGGTTGGTTCTGATGATTGAGGTTCAGATGTGGTTGTGTTTGGATTTTCCGGAGGTGGggaagtgacttcaggttcagggTTAGGATGTGATGGATTTTGAGAGGCCAGAGCACTGTCTTGGAGCTGAGCCAGAGTGGGGGAGTGGGGGTCAGAAGGTTTAGTGTCAGATGAAAGTTCGTAGTAAGGTGGGGATTGAGGAGATGGTGATGAAGATGGTGAGGTGGTTTCATTTAGCATTTCTGTTTCTGAAACAGGTAGAGTTGTGGTGGCGAGGTTGAATTTTTGAGATGGCAGGTTAGAGAatctggtggttgagggaggagtgTCAGCAGTGGTGTATATAGGGTTTGTTTGAGGGAGAGAAGAAGCAATAAGTTTAATTTTTAAAGAGGGAGGGAGAGATACAGACTTACCTGGAGAGCCAACCAGAGGAATTGGGGGTCTTGATCCAGATGTTTCTCCCAACATAGCTTTCTTCGCCTGCTTGGTCTTCTTAGAGGGCTCTCGCATCCTCTTCTGGAAGTTTGGTGGAAACTTAGGCAGCCAGTCCACTGAGAATTCTGTGATGTCCACTCCTTACTTGTCTAGATCCTCTAGATAATATGTTATTACCTCTGGAGGGTTGATCATGGAGAATAAGTAAAGTCCGTTGGGAATCTCCCTCTGATCTTTAagtgcttcccaggaggtatCAAGTGTTGGTTTGGCTCTCACTTAAtcaatgattcccatgctctttTGATTTCGAGCATTCAGAGGTCTTCCAGTATCAATCATGACATCTTCCACAAGTCTGAGCTGAATCAGATGATCCACGGTTCATGTTATCAAAATCCAGCAAAGTTTCACAAAGAACTTCCAGCTTATCAAAAGGAGTTGCTAGTAAATGTGagactcacgatcaagaatgtAAGGTTCCTTGTAGATAGGAGTGGAGACGACGTTGGTGGTTGCAGGGGTTTGTTGACTAGAACTTGGTGCTTGCGTTGTTGATTTCATCTGTTGGGAGAAATTGTACATTGGCTTttgttgagaatccatgaagagtggttaaagatgatgatgaatgttgaagaACTTGGTAAAATCTGCAGAAAAACCTTTGAAGGAGGTGAAgaacgagagagagagagagggtttGTGAGTTCATGAGTATGAAAGTGTAGATTATGAAATGCATATATACACAATTAGGGAACATGCAAAATGACACAGAAATGTTGAGTTTAATAGATAACAAGTTGTCCAAGTAAGTACGTTAGAGAGGAGAATGATTACAACTCATAAATGACGTCTAATCCCAAAATcagcacactgctcaaggagataTCAAGAGTCTGTTTCCTTATTAGTgctagacaactgtctagaagttccaaggtcagacgcaagatgtaccacgtgttactttatctgatcttcaggatTACCAAAGGGTTagttcctggagatttctaactcagataacGTCTAATtggtagtagcatcagagtcagatacaAAATCCAGATGTTTACTTCAAAGTCTTATTTTGCTATCTCAGAGGCACATTTCattctggacaattttgaatgtttagatttttttaagataaaagagaatctatcttcagcaaggggtttggtaaaaatatcagcccattgatggtctgtatcaataaattttaatgttactacccctttctgaacatagtctctaatgaaatgatgttttatttctatgtcCTTAACTCTGGAttgcaaaataggattcttacttaaacagatggcaACAATATTGTCAtagaagataggaatgttactctcaaaaaCT is a window of Lathyrus oleraceus cultivar Zhongwan6 chromosome 6, CAAS_Psat_ZW6_1.0, whole genome shotgun sequence DNA encoding:
- the LOC127094499 gene encoding extensin-like — protein: MREPSKKTKQAKKAMLGETSGSRPPIPLVGSPGKSVSLPPSLKIKLIASSLPQTNPIYTTADTPPSTTRFSNLPSQKFNLATTTLPVSETEMLNETTSPSSSPSPQSPPYYELSSDTKPSDPHSPTLAQLQDSALASQNPSHPNPEPEVTSPPPENPNTTTSEPQSSEPTHSEPQP